ATCCCTTGGGGTAATCGGTGATGATTACCGGTTTGTTGAAGTGCTTCTCAACCAGGTAGCGCTCGTGCTCGCTCTGCAGGTCGGTGCCCCACTCAACGGGATATTGAAATTTCTTCTTTTTGTAGGGTTTGCTGTTGCGCAAAATGTCGATGGCCTCGGTATAGGAAATGCGCTCAAAGGCGTTTTCCACCACAAATCGCATGCGGTCGGTAAGCGGCATTTCGTGACGCTCGTTTTGAGGCTTTTGCTTTTCGGCGTCGGCTTCGCGTTTTGCCAAAAATTCAAGGTCTTCTGCGCAGTTATCAAGAATGTATTGTACCGTGTATTTCAGAAAATCCTCGGCCAGGTTCATGTTGTCGTGAATGTCGGCAAAGGCCACCTCTGGTTCTATCATCCAGAACTCGGCCAGGTGGCGCGAGGTATTGGAATTCTCCGCACGGAAGGTTGGTCCGAAGGTATAAACCTTGCCCAATGCCAGCGCTGCCAGCTCGGCTTCCAGCTGCCCCGAAACGGTCAGGTTGGTTTCCTTGCCGAAAAAGTCTTTGCTGTAATCGATTTCTCCCGATTCGGTTTTGGGCACATTGTTCAGATCGAAGTTGGTGACGTGAAACATTTCGCCTGCACCTTCCGCATCCGAACCTGTGATAATCGGTGTGTGCAGGTTGTAAAAACCACGGTCATTGAAGTACTTGTGAATGGCAAACGAGAGCGCGTGCCGAATGCGAAACACCGCCGCAAAGGTGTTGGTGCGAAACCGTAAATGGGCTTTTTCGCGCAGAAACTCCAGGCTGTGCTTTTTGGGCTGAATGGGGTATTCTTCGGGGTCGGCGTCGCCAAGAATGATCACTTCGCTAACCTTCACTTCCACGCTTTGTCCGTGGCCGGGCGATTCAACCAGCTCTCCGTG
The window above is part of the Cryomorphaceae bacterium genome. Proteins encoded here:
- a CDS encoding asparagine--tRNA ligase codes for the protein MGTKQIKDILDGGKPGEVVVVKGWVRSFRNNQFVAINDGSTLRNIQAVVGLDDIDDSLRKRITVGAAVAVHGELVESPGHGQSVEVKVSEVIILGDADPEEYPIQPKKHSLEFLREKAHLRFRTNTFAAVFRIRHALSFAIHKYFNDRGFYNLHTPIITGSDAEGAGEMFHVTNFDLNNVPKTESGEIDYSKDFFGKETNLTVSGQLEAELAALALGKVYTFGPTFRAENSNTSRHLAEFWMIEPEVAFADIHDNMNLAEDFLKYTVQYILDNCAEDLEFLAKREADAEKQKPQNERHEMPLTDRMRFVVENAFERISYTEAIDILRNSKPYKKKKFQYPVEWGTDLQSEHERYLVEKHFNKPVIITDYPKGFKAFYMRLNDDGKTVAAMDVLFPGIGEIMGGSQREERLEVLKQKCAEFNIPDEHVWWYLETRKFGTCEHSGFGLGFERLMMFVTGMTNIRDVIPFPRTPKNAEF